From one Microlunatus sp. Gsoil 973 genomic stretch:
- a CDS encoding ABC transporter permease, translating into MNAVRESTVLFGRTMKHVQRSPDTIITVALMPIAFMLLFVYVFGGAINAGTDNYVNYLLPGILLIAIASGISYTAFRIFNDTQKGIITRLHSMPVARSAVLWGHVLTSLVSNFISVAIIIGVALIMGFRSGANVVAWLAVAGILALFTLALTWLAVIPGLTAKSVDGASAFSYPLIFLPFISSAFVPTASMPTPVRVFAENQPVTSIVETLRALLESRPVGNDIWIAMAWLVGAGLVAYVFAMRAYRRVP; encoded by the coding sequence ATGAACGCCGTACGAGAGTCGACCGTGCTGTTCGGTCGCACGATGAAGCACGTCCAGCGGAGTCCGGACACCATCATCACGGTCGCGTTGATGCCCATCGCCTTCATGCTGTTGTTCGTGTACGTCTTCGGCGGCGCGATCAACGCCGGCACCGACAACTACGTCAACTACCTGCTCCCCGGGATCCTGTTGATCGCCATCGCCAGCGGCATCTCCTACACAGCGTTCCGGATCTTCAACGACACGCAGAAGGGCATCATCACCCGATTGCACTCGATGCCGGTGGCCAGGTCAGCGGTGCTGTGGGGCCACGTCCTGACATCGCTGGTGTCGAACTTCATCTCCGTGGCGATCATCATCGGCGTCGCGTTGATCATGGGATTCCGGTCCGGTGCGAACGTCGTCGCGTGGCTGGCGGTGGCCGGAATCCTGGCCCTGTTCACTTTGGCGCTGACCTGGCTCGCGGTGATCCCCGGCCTGACCGCCAAGTCCGTCGACGGTGCGTCGGCCTTCTCCTATCCGCTGATCTTCCTGCCGTTCATCAGCTCGGCGTTCGTGCCGACTGCCAGCATGCCGACGCCGGTCCGGGTGTTCGCCGAGAATCAACCGGTCACCTCGATCGTCGAGACTCTGCGTGCTCTGCTGGAGTCCCGCCCGGTCGGGAATGACATCTGGATCGCGATGGCCTGGCTGGTCGGTGCCGGGCTGGTGGCGTACGTCTTCGCGATGCGGGCGTACCGCCGAGTCCCATGA